The DNA window GGCCGGGTCGAACATCGTGCCCTCGGAAGCCCCCGCTACCATATGGTTGACCGCATAGCCCATCTGCCGGTCCTTGCGGCTCGGGCAGACGTAGATCTGCCGGTTGTGGGTGTACGGGTAGATCAGGTCGTGCCAGTAGCCATTGGCGCCCAGATAGCCCGGGGTAACAATCTCATCGAAGTCCTGGGCATACATCTGGAAGGCCATGCAGAGCTGGTGCACATTGCTGACACAGGCGGCCTGACGACCCTTCTCTCGCGCGCGGGCGAAGACGGGGAAGAGAATCGAGGCCAGGATCGAGATGATGGCAATGACCACCAACAGCTCGATGAGCGTGAAGCCTGCCCGTCGTTCGTGACTCATGTTGGTAACTCCCTTCCCGCGACGGTGATACCCACGTACTGTGACCCCAGCTGCCGGCGATTAGTTCCGTCTGCCCCCGCGCCGGGTTCCCATCGTTCTTGATGGAATCTTACCACAATCATGAGCACCTCAATCAGGAAGACGGGCGCGCAGCGCACCCCATTCCCCACGACCGAAAGCGGGGCGGGGCGCAGGCCCCGCCCCGTGGTCATCCGTCGGCCCTAGCTCTGCAGGATGAGCTGCAGGTGGGCGCCGGTGTCCAGGACCATCTGCTCCTGGAACTGGGTGTACTGCGCCAACTCGGCGGTCAGGTAGTCGTTGTAGCCGACGCCGCGCAGGGCGTTCATGATGCGCGGGAAGTCCACATTGCCGGTCAGCAGCGGCACGAAGTCGCGCTTCTGAATACTGAAGTCCTTGACATGGATCTTGCAGATGCGGTCACCGAGGATCTCGATCCACTGGTGCGGGTAGCCGTACATCAGGATGTTGCCCACATCGAAGTAGGCGCACACCAGCTCGTGCTCGAAGGCGTCCACATAGTCCCGCATCTCCAGCGGGCTGAGCAGGAACTTATTCCACACGTTCTCCATGCCCATGCGGACGCCGGTCTCCTCGGCGGTCGGGAGCAGCTCGCGGATGCTCTTCTGGGAGATCTCCCAGGCGGCGGCATAGGACACGTCCTCATTGACGACCGCCGGCACGACCAGGACCGTGTCCGCGCCGGCCCACTTGGCCACCCACAGCGCGTGCTTGATGCCCTCGACGGCCTGGACCCGCACCGCTTCATCGGTGCTCGACAGCGGGAACTGCCAGTGCGTGGAGGCCATCACACTGTGGACCTCGATGCCGGCTGCGGTAGCGGCCGCCGCGAGTTGCTCGACCTCTGCCTGGGTCTCGTATGTGCTGGGGATCTCAACGCCGTCGAGGCCGGCCCGCTTGGCCAGAGCAAACCGTTCGGCCACAGACAGTTTGGTGGGCAGTGTGCCAAAGTAGATGCCCTTCTTCACCGGTGCGCCTCCTGTAGGGGAACGAGAACGTCTGCCTGCATCGCAGGTAGGGACAGGTTCGCCGGAGGCGCCAGGGCGACCTCCTGGCGTGGGGACTGGGGATTGGGGATTGGGGACTGAGATCCGGGATCCGGGAGCGGGGATGCTGGCGGACAGACGCACACCCTCCCCACCTCCGGTGTGGGAGCGGTCACCGACCGCGACCGGTCGAGCACACCCTCCCCCCGGGGCCTCCGCTGTACGAGCGGTCACCGACCGCGACCGGTCGAGCACACCCTCCCCTCGGGGCCTCCGCTGTACGAGCGGTCACCGACCGCGACCGGCAGCCGTGCCCCTTACTGGGTCTGCTCCTGCTCGACGCCCGTGGGCACTGACGGGTTCCACCAGGTGGTGGCAAAGACATGCTCCCAGATCGTCCGCCGGTCGGGCTGTAGGCCCCGCTTGAGGTAGTAGTCCAGATGCTCGCGCGTGGTGTTCCCCCGGAAGGCGAGCAGGGACATGCGCTTGCCGTCCACGTCCACGTCGGTCACCGCGCGCACGGTCAGCGACTGTACGCCCTTGTCGGCCTGGACGGTGGCCACCGCCAGCTTGTAGGCCATGTCAATGACGGCGTTCGACAGATCGGCGCTGCGCAGGCCCGGAGCGACCTCCACGGTGATCATCGCGTAGCCGGTGTAGTCGTCCACCATGCCCTGCACGCGCCAGCCGAGAGCCTCACCGCTGGGCCAGGTGATGCCCGCGAGCCCCTGGGTGAGCAGGCGGTCGCGGTTGGACATCGGCGCGTCCACGCTCTGGGTGATGTTGATCGGTTGACCCGAGGCGCTGGGGCCCTGGGCGGCGCCGGAGGGCCTCGCCGGCGTGGCCTGCACGCCGGTCGCGGGGCGGCCGCCAGTGGTGACGGGGGAGCCGGCGGCCGTCGGCAGCGCCGGGGAGGTAGTGGACGCCTCCGGGGCGGCCCGCCGCGCCTGGACGCGAGTTGAGCGCGCCACGCGAGTGCGATCCCCTCCGGCCTGGCGTCGGGGCACTATCGCGGCGAACAGCCACACCAGCAGGGCCACGACGACGAAGCCGCCGATGATCGCGGCCATGAGCAGGCGGCGATTGTCGCGCGGCGAGGCCAGCAGTTCGTCTATCTCCGCCTCGGCTGCCGCCTCCTGCAGGGCCCGCTGACGGTCCAGCCGCGCCGCCACCGACGGGTCATTGCCCAGCCGCAGTGCCAGTTCGTACCAGTCTATGGCTTCGCGATGGTTGCGGCGGGCGGCGGCGATGTCGCCCATCAGCGCATGCACCGGGCCGCTGTTGGGGTAGCGCACGAGCAGGTCCTCGGTCAGGCTCTGCGCGCGGTCGAGGTCCCCACCCTCAACCAGCAGGACGACGTCGGCGAGCTCGTTGGCGATCGTGTTCATCATATCTCCGGGAGGTCCGTCGTGGCGCCTGTCAACACCCCGGGGGCAGTTCGTCGGCGCCGTCTAGCTTCTTCTCCATGCGCAGGCGGACGGCGACATAGCCATTGGTCTCGTAGATGCCAATGGCTCGCGGGTTGCACACGCTGGCATCCAGACTGGCCTTCGTGCAACCCCGGTCGCGGAACCACTCGTCCGCGGCCGACAGCAGCAGGCGACCATACCCCCGACCGCGCAGGCGCGGTGCGACGTAGAT is part of the bacterium genome and encodes:
- a CDS encoding prepilin-type N-terminal cleavage/methylation domain-containing protein, producing the protein MSHERRAGFTLIELLVVIAIISILASILFPVFARAREKGRQAACVSNVHQLCMAFQMYAQDFDEIVTPGYLGANGYWHDLIYPYTHNRQIYVCPSRKDRQMGYAVNHMVAGASEGTMFDPAVKILLMDVPPEAIGSTATSRGNEWWCNSLSGLGEPTAAEISAAGLGSVDADNTFKHASQPERHNDGVNVGYGDGHAKWAKESQLDQSYMWVPALETP
- a CDS encoding sugar phosphate isomerase/epimerase, translated to MKKGIYFGTLPTKLSVAERFALAKRAGLDGVEIPSTYETQAEVEQLAAAATAAGIEVHSVMASTHWQFPLSSTDEAVRVQAVEGIKHALWVAKWAGADTVLVVPAVVNEDVSYAAAWEISQKSIRELLPTAEETGVRMGMENVWNKFLLSPLEMRDYVDAFEHELVCAYFDVGNILMYGYPHQWIEILGDRICKIHVKDFSIQKRDFVPLLTGNVDFPRIMNALRGVGYNDYLTAELAQYTQFQEQMVLDTGAHLQLILQS